In one Zalophus californianus isolate mZalCal1 chromosome 10, mZalCal1.pri.v2, whole genome shotgun sequence genomic region, the following are encoded:
- the UPK3BL2 gene encoding uroplakin-3b-like protein 2, with protein sequence MGLGGGRYRLLPLLLLLTVLQWGTGLERISYVPQLASPTLAGTLTQSTFTLEQPTGQFSHLNISDLDAIWLVVAHSNATPNFTAPRRVEDIPAPADFTQRGYYLTLMAHRSLYLGNQTGNQLRVLRVGNDTSCFPAKRGCNAPLPGPGPYRVKFLVMRDREPVAETEWSSKTRLQQAEALQAAPGPQSAGTVVSIAILSVLLAVLLTALPALLIYTCYDTRGSTPISGPEQSVCVRRYDTHHVISLPAVGDSSLQILGWGHALPFLEPRGGECFQVRVGGGCP encoded by the exons ATGGGGCTCGGTGGGGGTCGGTATCGGCTGCTGCCGCTGTTGCTGCTGCTGACCGTCCTCCAGTGGGGGACAGGCCTGG agcGCATCAGCTATGTACCCCAGCTCGCAAGCCCCACCCTGGCAGGGACACTCACCCAGTCTACCTTCACGCTGGAGCAGCCAACGGGCCAGTTCAGTCACCTCAACATCTCTGACTTGGACGCCATCTGGCTGGTGGTGGCCCACAGCAACG CCACCCCGAACTTCACTGCCCCACGGAGGGTGGAGGACATCCCAGCCCCCGCTGACTTCACCCAGAGGGGCTACTACCTCACGCTGATGGCCCACCGGTCACTCTACCTGGGCAACCAGACTGGGAACCAGCTCCGGGTCCTCCGCGTTGGCAATGATACCAGCTGCTTCCCGGCCAAACGGGGCTGCAACGCGCCCCTGCCGGGCCCGGGCCCCTACCG AGTGAAGTTCCTGGTGATGAGGGACAGGGAACCTGTGGCTGAGACAGAGTGGTCCAGTAAGACCCGCCTGCAGCAAG CTGAGGCACTGCAGGCTGCCCCAGGGCCCCAAAGCGCGGGCACCGTGGTCAGCATTGCCATTTTGTCCGTCCTGCTGGCTGTCCTCCTCactgccctccctgctctgctcatcTACACCTG CTATGACACCCGTGGGAGCACTCCCATTTCGGGCCCTGAGCAGTCGGTGTGCGTGAGAAGATATGACACCCACCACGTGATCAGCCTTCCGGCCGTGGGGGACTCCAGCCTACAGATCCTGGGCTGGGGGCACGCCCTACCTTTTCTGGAGCCCCGGGGAGGAGAGTGCTTCCaagtgagggtggggggagggtgtccTTAG